The Planctomycetaceae bacterium genome has a segment encoding these proteins:
- a CDS encoding YebC/PmpR family DNA-binding transcriptional regulator, with amino-acid sequence MAGHSHWANIAIKKARVDKKRGKLFTKLSRAIIVAAQHGGPDPDSNLALRYAIEKARKASMPNDNIDRAIRRGCGDVGGDKYEELLYEGYGPAGVAVLCEILTENRNRTAGEIRRIFEVNGGNLGATGCVAWMFDRRAQFVIDESVVSEEAVFELALEAGADDVSRSGNHFVVLGSVDTFQAIASTLEAAGIPTVSSEIARIPQNQVELDGESASGVLKLIDALEDNDDIQNVTANFSLPEDVMQAALAGG; translated from the coding sequence ATGGCTGGACACTCTCACTGGGCAAACATTGCCATCAAGAAAGCTCGCGTCGACAAGAAGCGAGGCAAGCTGTTCACCAAACTCAGCCGCGCCATTATTGTTGCGGCTCAGCATGGTGGGCCCGATCCGGACAGTAACCTGGCACTGCGTTACGCCATCGAAAAAGCCCGCAAAGCCAGTATGCCCAATGACAATATTGATCGAGCCATCAGGCGAGGTTGCGGTGATGTTGGTGGCGATAAGTACGAAGAACTGCTGTACGAAGGATACGGTCCGGCCGGAGTTGCTGTGCTCTGTGAGATTCTGACGGAGAATCGAAATCGGACCGCAGGAGAAATTCGGAGGATTTTCGAAGTCAACGGCGGAAATCTGGGTGCAACGGGATGCGTTGCCTGGATGTTTGACCGCAGAGCCCAATTTGTGATCGATGAGTCCGTGGTATCCGAAGAGGCAGTGTTTGAGCTAGCTCTGGAGGCCGGCGCGGATGATGTGAGTCGTTCAGGAAACCATTTTGTCGTTTTGGGTTCAGTCGATACATTTCAGGCGATCGCCTCTACCCTGGAAGCCGCAGGGATACCGACAGTTTCGTCCGAAATTGCCCGGATCCCCCAAAACCAGGTCGAACTGGACGGCGAATCTGCATCAGGAGTTTTGAAGCTGATTGATGCCCTGGAAGACAATGACGACATACAGAACGTAACAGCCAACTTCAGCCTGCCGGAAGATGTCATGCAGGCCGCACTGGCAGGAGGCTGA
- a CDS encoding enoyl-CoA hydratase-related protein, with amino-acid sequence MTRNGYLLNAAQHAAIHSTQNETDMRSGLAAGTIGRLTWVVDANMVITLGGDPRATVFSTPNMILLMERSAREALRPFLETGEETVGVDVNIRHIGAAGIGSTVHGVAKVTAVEGRRIRFDVQAYCGERLIGEGTHVRAVVQVDRIVENIVKLSAADRGDDKQLRAMSLTANMGSLPQLKTIQVNIQNRIATVMLNRPASLNAVNVQMTHELGSVVSWLLGHPKDVRVVLLTGAGRAFCAGDDVKELRSLSMEAARSLSHLQAETYLAFERLPQPVIALVNGDAFGAGCVAAYSADLRLATHSARFGMPEILLGWPPGYGIAQLTSLVGKSRALEMCMMGQPISSAKAMEWGLVNEVVAEVSLLQRGFELAERLLAMPADALRETKRLVHLDEGSQPKVAYRADTDAYIRCLELPDAQEGLAAFAAKRPADFKGE; translated from the coding sequence ATGACCAGAAATGGTTACCTTCTGAACGCAGCGCAGCACGCAGCGATTCACTCAACACAGAACGAAACTGATATGAGATCCGGACTGGCAGCAGGAACGATTGGGCGACTCACCTGGGTTGTTGACGCAAACATGGTCATCACGCTGGGCGGTGACCCTCGCGCGACAGTATTTTCGACCCCCAACATGATCCTGCTGATGGAACGATCGGCTCGCGAAGCTCTGCGCCCCTTCCTGGAAACCGGCGAAGAAACAGTGGGCGTTGATGTAAACATCCGACATATTGGGGCCGCTGGCATCGGTTCAACGGTGCACGGAGTTGCCAAGGTGACGGCGGTGGAAGGTCGTCGCATCCGCTTCGATGTGCAGGCCTATTGCGGAGAGCGATTGATTGGCGAAGGAACCCACGTTCGTGCTGTCGTGCAGGTGGACCGAATTGTGGAAAACATCGTCAAACTTTCTGCAGCCGATCGCGGAGACGATAAACAACTGCGGGCTATGTCTCTGACCGCAAACATGGGTTCTCTGCCACAACTAAAAACCATTCAGGTCAACATTCAGAATCGCATCGCCACGGTCATGCTGAATCGTCCCGCATCACTGAATGCGGTGAATGTTCAGATGACGCACGAACTTGGTTCTGTTGTTTCATGGTTGCTTGGACATCCGAAGGACGTTCGAGTGGTGTTGCTGACGGGGGCGGGGCGAGCTTTCTGTGCGGGCGATGATGTGAAAGAACTGCGATCACTATCGATGGAAGCCGCCCGATCGCTCAGCCATCTGCAGGCAGAAACCTATCTGGCTTTCGAACGATTGCCGCAGCCTGTGATTGCACTTGTGAACGGAGACGCATTCGGTGCAGGGTGTGTGGCGGCCTATTCGGCGGACCTGCGTCTCGCGACGCATTCTGCCCGTTTTGGGATGCCGGAAATCCTGCTGGGCTGGCCCCCGGGTTACGGGATCGCACAGCTCACGTCGCTGGTTGGCAAGAGTCGTGCCCTGGAAATGTGCATGATGGGCCAGCCGATTTCGTCGGCAAAAGCCATGGAGTGGGGACTGGTGAACGAGGTTGTTGCCGAAGTGTCACTGCTGCAGCGCGGTTTTGAATTGGCAGAGCGATTGCTTGCAATGCCCGCTGACGCACTGCGTGAAACCAAACGTCTGGTTCATCTGGATGAAGGCTCTCAGCCCAAAGTTGCCTATCGGGCTGACACGGACGCTTACATTCGATGCCTCGAACTTCCAGACGCTCAGGAAGGACTGGCCGCATTCGCTGCGAAACGGCCTGCGGATTTCAAAGGCGAGTAG
- a CDS encoding tetratricopeptide repeat protein, producing the protein MTRSKQSQQSLRLKQSQRSRQSQRSRQSQRWITILSVIGLVISQAAWPSSLRAQTEQKPALEGLRQPGDDVAFELKDESNQIDPANTEALSWYMAGLLAQKRGNMQEAADAFEKSAEAAPGVASPRKALALVLLRMGRNEEGIRKAQEAIELDPNDYETRLQLAMFLVSARQPVRAVQMIDSALTSKTLKHDSREFVSLHQVRARLLLALRNMKGAADSYEILLKALERPEDFGLSFREHQSLLKDRASSYEAAGAVLMDAGRTDLAIEAFEALNRIEKNQPGQHHLLLARAYFMKDKLDECQKNLDTYFKTGGRVDESIVLLKDLYEATSRTDELIPQLEKLMDGANDPTALRMAIAQVMLDRGEIDKAADTYQALLDNTGEVAAYQGLMRIEVIRRNADTLIATMNRAVRARLQLVEILPLVPVVLESQPFAKQVVESCQRIRTEKPNSLPPQVLYFCSRVAKDAELSDDEGDLLKATLEGNPEPALIVQALEEYGFYLLIAEKYAESARTYTQLVQLPGLNNGKKLEGLYRLSQAHAFDDNHEAALEAIRLAVSLSQNQIPLLRYQLGWVLAQAEQFEEAERVLQSCLQDFAQDAETVLRSRSTLAGIYSQQGRWKEAVQQYKDLIEDEKTDPDTRRRLKMGLSNALVQSGELDEGEKILEEVYEEDPTDVGVNNDLGYLYADHNKNLEKAEKMIRLAVESQPDNPAYLDSLGWVLFRLGRHEEALAELQKAVSDPDYQDSTILEHMGDVLDTMGKKEEALDAWKRALKAEQDASRPDPKIVERIQNKIDGEPGKPGVEAASESSSAPAN; encoded by the coding sequence ATGACTCGATCTAAGCAGTCACAGCAATCACTGAGATTAAAACAATCGCAGAGATCCAGACAGTCACAGAGATCAAGACAGTCACAGAGGTGGATTACCATCCTTTCTGTTATTGGGCTGGTCATCAGTCAGGCGGCCTGGCCATCAAGCCTTCGGGCTCAGACTGAACAGAAACCTGCGCTGGAAGGCCTGCGTCAACCTGGCGACGACGTTGCTTTTGAGTTGAAAGACGAAAGCAATCAGATCGACCCGGCCAACACCGAAGCGCTCTCGTGGTACATGGCGGGTTTGCTCGCGCAGAAGCGCGGCAATATGCAGGAAGCGGCCGATGCCTTTGAGAAATCTGCTGAGGCTGCTCCGGGAGTCGCCAGTCCTCGAAAAGCACTTGCCCTGGTCCTGCTGCGGATGGGCCGCAATGAAGAGGGAATCCGGAAGGCTCAGGAAGCCATTGAACTGGATCCGAACGACTACGAAACGCGCCTGCAACTGGCCATGTTCCTGGTTTCTGCCCGCCAGCCGGTTCGTGCCGTTCAGATGATCGATTCTGCTTTGACTTCGAAAACACTGAAGCACGATTCCCGCGAATTCGTTTCTCTTCATCAGGTCCGTGCGCGGTTGTTGCTGGCGCTTCGCAATATGAAGGGCGCGGCAGACAGCTACGAAATTCTGTTGAAGGCCCTGGAACGGCCTGAAGACTTTGGACTCAGTTTTCGCGAGCATCAGTCGCTGCTGAAAGACCGCGCGTCCAGCTACGAAGCGGCCGGTGCGGTGCTGATGGATGCCGGAAGGACCGACCTGGCGATTGAAGCCTTTGAGGCCCTGAACCGAATTGAGAAGAATCAGCCTGGACAGCATCATCTTCTGCTGGCTCGGGCATATTTCATGAAAGACAAACTGGACGAATGTCAGAAGAACCTGGACACGTACTTCAAGACGGGTGGTCGTGTTGACGAATCCATCGTGCTGCTGAAGGATCTTTACGAAGCCACATCAAGAACCGATGAACTGATTCCACAGCTTGAAAAGCTGATGGATGGAGCCAACGACCCGACCGCGTTGCGGATGGCCATTGCTCAGGTCATGCTGGACAGGGGCGAAATTGATAAGGCGGCCGATACTTATCAGGCGCTTCTGGACAACACCGGCGAAGTGGCCGCCTATCAGGGCCTGATGCGCATTGAGGTGATTCGACGCAATGCCGACACGCTGATTGCCACCATGAATCGAGCGGTGCGTGCAAGACTGCAACTCGTGGAAATTCTGCCACTGGTCCCCGTCGTTCTGGAATCTCAGCCGTTTGCAAAACAAGTCGTAGAGTCATGTCAGCGGATTCGTACGGAGAAACCCAACAGCCTGCCACCTCAGGTGTTGTATTTCTGTTCGCGCGTGGCGAAGGACGCGGAGCTCAGCGATGACGAGGGCGATCTACTAAAGGCAACTCTGGAAGGCAATCCGGAACCTGCGCTCATCGTTCAGGCGTTGGAGGAATATGGTTTCTATCTGCTGATCGCTGAAAAATACGCCGAATCCGCTCGCACCTATACTCAGCTGGTTCAACTGCCCGGCCTGAATAACGGAAAGAAACTTGAGGGCCTTTACCGACTGTCTCAGGCACATGCGTTTGATGACAACCACGAGGCAGCTCTGGAAGCAATTCGGCTTGCGGTCAGCCTGAGTCAGAATCAGATCCCTTTGCTTCGCTATCAGCTGGGGTGGGTGCTGGCACAGGCCGAGCAGTTTGAAGAAGCAGAACGGGTCCTTCAGTCGTGCCTGCAGGACTTCGCACAGGACGCGGAAACAGTACTGCGAAGCCGTTCAACACTGGCTGGAATCTATTCACAGCAGGGACGGTGGAAGGAAGCTGTCCAACAATACAAAGACCTGATCGAAGATGAAAAAACGGATCCGGATACTCGACGACGTCTGAAAATGGGGCTGTCGAATGCCCTTGTTCAGAGCGGTGAACTGGACGAGGGTGAAAAAATTCTGGAGGAAGTCTACGAAGAAGATCCCACAGATGTCGGCGTCAACAATGACCTGGGCTATCTGTATGCCGACCACAACAAAAACCTGGAGAAGGCGGAAAAGATGATTCGCCTTGCCGTCGAATCCCAGCCGGACAACCCGGCTTATCTGGACAGCCTTGGCTGGGTTCTGTTCCGACTTGGTCGCCACGAAGAAGCGCTGGCGGAACTCCAGAAGGCCGTCAGTGATCCCGACTATCAGGATTCAACGATTCTGGAACACATGGGCGACGTGCTGGACACCATGGGGAAAAAAGAGGAAGCCCTTGACGCCTGGAAGCGGGCGCTAAAGGCGGAGCAGGATGCGAGTCGTCCGGATCCCAAAATCGTTGAACGCATTCAAAACAAAATCGACGGAGAACCAGGCAAGCCGGGCGTTGAGGCAGCGTCTGAATCGTCATCTGCTCCTGCGAACTAA
- a CDS encoding PQQ-binding-like beta-propeller repeat protein, translated as MIRIAVLMLFCLTAPMPDDQPADSIAESLAPWNQWRGPLGTGVAVGATPPVEWTTEKNVRWKTRLPGKGHSSPVLWHDRVFVTAAIPIGPKLPPRMSGRPGEHDNLPVDSRYQFAVIALDRRDGTILWQTVVREEVPIEAGHYSGSLASASPVTDGRFVFASFGAQGLYCLNMNGKVVWKKDTGPVHTKHGHGHGSSPALYGECLVLNQDHEDDSFLLVLEKTTGEEIWKKERTEDTSWSSPIVIERRDQEGVIQPEIVVCGTNRVRGYHLSTGKVLWECSGMSSNVVATPVYSNGVLYVGSSYEKKVLIAIKLEDVSGDLTGTDHVLWVRSRGTPYVPSMLLYDDAVYFLTHYQNVLTRVHGPTGEDDPGALRLGPLGNIYSSPVGANGHVYITDLSGTTMVITHASSPKLVAVNRLDEPIAASAAIRGDEIFLRGEQHLFCIGATE; from the coding sequence ATGATCCGGATTGCCGTTTTGATGCTGTTTTGCCTGACAGCCCCCATGCCGGATGACCAGCCTGCTGACAGCATCGCAGAAAGTTTGGCACCATGGAATCAATGGCGAGGTCCACTTGGCACCGGCGTGGCCGTTGGCGCAACACCTCCGGTGGAATGGACGACCGAGAAGAATGTGCGGTGGAAAACACGGCTGCCCGGCAAAGGACACAGTTCGCCGGTGCTGTGGCACGATCGCGTGTTTGTCACGGCAGCCATTCCGATCGGGCCGAAGCTGCCTCCGCGCATGAGCGGTCGGCCGGGCGAACACGACAATCTGCCGGTCGACAGCAGATACCAGTTTGCCGTGATTGCTCTCGATCGCCGCGATGGCACCATCCTGTGGCAAACGGTCGTTCGGGAAGAAGTCCCAATCGAAGCAGGGCACTACTCCGGCAGCCTGGCCTCCGCATCCCCGGTGACGGATGGAAGATTCGTTTTCGCCAGTTTTGGAGCGCAGGGGCTGTATTGCCTGAACATGAACGGAAAGGTTGTCTGGAAAAAAGATACGGGACCAGTCCATACAAAACACGGACATGGTCATGGATCATCCCCCGCTCTTTATGGTGAATGCCTGGTCCTGAATCAGGATCACGAAGACGACTCATTTCTTTTGGTGCTGGAAAAAACAACGGGCGAAGAAATCTGGAAAAAAGAACGAACAGAAGATACCTCCTGGAGTTCACCGATCGTGATCGAACGTCGGGATCAGGAAGGAGTAATTCAACCGGAAATCGTCGTGTGCGGCACGAATCGTGTCCGTGGATATCATCTCAGCACCGGCAAAGTTCTCTGGGAATGTAGCGGCATGTCGTCCAACGTTGTTGCAACGCCCGTATATTCGAATGGCGTCCTTTACGTCGGCAGTAGTTACGAAAAGAAAGTACTGATCGCAATTAAGTTAGAAGACGTGAGCGGTGATTTGACGGGAACGGATCACGTTCTCTGGGTCCGGTCACGCGGTACGCCTTATGTTCCATCGATGCTGTTGTACGACGATGCCGTCTATTTTCTGACGCACTATCAGAATGTGCTGACCCGAGTGCACGGCCCCACGGGAGAGGACGATCCCGGCGCATTGCGACTGGGGCCACTGGGCAACATCTATTCGTCACCGGTCGGCGCCAATGGTCATGTCTACATTACCGATCTGTCAGGAACCACTATGGTGATTACGCATGCTTCATCACCGAAACTGGTGGCAGTGAATCGGCTCGATGAGCCCATTGCCGCGTCCGCAGCCATTCGGGGCGACGAAATCTTTCTGCGGGGCGAACAGCATCTGTTCTGCATCGGGGCCACCGAATAG
- the mnmG gene encoding tRNA uridine-5-carboxymethylaminomethyl(34) synthesis enzyme MnmG yields MSSRCTYDFDVVVVGAGHAGVEAALAAARIGAKTALLTMNCDTVAAMSCNPAIGGVAKGQIVREIDALGGEMGRVIDATGIHFRMLNSGKGPAMHSPRAQADKKAYQFAMKNIVEQQSNLSLRQEMVEAIETETDESGRVLVCGVRVAGDAVYRTRAVILTTGTFLKAIMHTGESKAEGGRAGDQSAVGMSGSLNRLGFELQRFKTGTPARLNGRTIDFSRCEPQPGDETPQPFSYMNDRIQQTQIHCYLTSTTPEIHEIIRANLHRAPMYSGQIQSTGPRYCPSIEDKVVRFSDKETHQIFLEPEGVNTQEVYCNGISTSLPRDVQDEIIRRIPGCENAEIMRYGYAVEYDFAPPTQLYPSMETRKVAGLYFAGQINGTTGYEEAAGQGLLAGINAALKLKGKEPFVLDRSLAYLGVLIDDLVTKGVDEPYRMFTSRAEYRLLLRQDNADRRLTPMAIELGIASAERVQRFRAYEAELDRAFSAAQKLRSQGMSLEEWLRPTAGHMESASRNIPAVNSHEPVRTNTSAADN; encoded by the coding sequence ATGTCATCTCGCTGTACTTATGATTTTGATGTTGTCGTCGTTGGGGCCGGTCATGCTGGCGTTGAAGCGGCATTGGCGGCGGCTCGTATTGGGGCAAAAACCGCACTGTTAACGATGAATTGTGACACCGTTGCGGCGATGAGCTGCAATCCGGCGATTGGCGGTGTCGCCAAGGGACAGATTGTTCGGGAAATTGACGCCCTTGGCGGAGAAATGGGCCGCGTCATCGATGCGACGGGGATCCATTTTCGCATGCTGAACAGCGGAAAAGGGCCGGCAATGCACAGCCCCCGCGCGCAGGCCGACAAGAAGGCCTATCAGTTTGCGATGAAAAACATCGTCGAACAACAGTCCAATCTCAGCCTTCGTCAGGAGATGGTTGAAGCAATCGAAACGGAAACCGATGAATCCGGTCGCGTGCTGGTCTGCGGAGTGCGCGTAGCGGGCGACGCCGTCTACAGAACTCGCGCCGTGATTCTTACAACAGGCACGTTCCTGAAGGCCATTATGCATACCGGCGAATCCAAAGCCGAAGGTGGTCGCGCTGGGGATCAGTCGGCGGTAGGCATGTCTGGATCGCTTAACCGACTGGGTTTCGAACTTCAGCGGTTCAAGACCGGTACCCCCGCTCGACTCAACGGTCGAACGATCGATTTCAGTCGTTGCGAACCTCAGCCCGGTGACGAAACTCCTCAGCCTTTTTCGTATATGAACGATCGGATTCAGCAGACGCAGATCCATTGCTATCTGACGAGCACAACACCGGAGATTCACGAAATCATCCGGGCCAACCTTCACCGCGCTCCCATGTATTCCGGGCAGATTCAATCCACTGGCCCGCGATACTGTCCGTCCATCGAAGACAAGGTTGTTCGATTTTCGGATAAGGAAACACACCAGATCTTTCTGGAACCCGAAGGAGTCAATACGCAGGAAGTCTACTGCAACGGAATTTCGACCAGCCTGCCGCGCGATGTTCAGGATGAAATCATTCGCCGGATACCGGGCTGCGAAAACGCCGAAATCATGCGCTATGGATACGCGGTGGAATACGATTTCGCACCACCAACACAACTGTATCCATCAATGGAAACGCGCAAAGTAGCCGGGTTGTATTTTGCAGGACAAATCAACGGAACAACGGGCTACGAAGAGGCTGCCGGGCAGGGCCTGCTGGCTGGAATTAATGCCGCCTTGAAACTCAAGGGTAAAGAACCGTTCGTCCTGGACCGCAGCCTGGCCTATCTGGGTGTTCTGATTGATGATCTTGTGACGAAGGGTGTTGACGAACCTTACCGAATGTTCACTTCAAGGGCTGAGTACCGACTGTTGCTCAGACAGGACAATGCCGATCGTCGACTGACCCCTATGGCCATCGAGCTGGGGATTGCATCGGCGGAGCGGGTTCAACGGTTTCGTGCCTATGAAGCCGAACTGGATCGAGCATTTTCCGCCGCGCAGAAATTACGATCTCAGGGTATGTCGCTGGAAGAATGGCTGCGCCCGACCGCAGGTCACATGGAATCAGCTTCACGAAATATTCCCGCAGTTAACAGCCATGAACCTGTCAGAACGAACACGTCAGCAGCTGACAATTGA
- the ruvB gene encoding Holliday junction branch migration DNA helicase RuvB, giving the protein MARKATIRNENAPDTGSSGGKDGRSNFGGGTAVGGGSEFADESKFEGPPGSQVDERLDDELRPSRLEDVVGQRDVVERLQILLQATKKRKEPLGHLLFDGPPGLGKTTLASVIPKELGTELQITSGPSLAAPKDLLPYLTNASYGSVLFIDEIHRLPPTVEEFIYPAMEDFRIDITLGDGLNARTINMQLQPFTLIGATTRSGMLTAPLRDRFVNREHLSFYSLEDLADIITRNAAKLRTTISPDAARAIALRSRGTPRKANNWLRWTRDYADARADGRITTEVATAALRMKGVDDAGLEQQDRSYLETIISVFAGGPAGVQAIGHTINVPPDTLEDEVEPFLLREGFVQRTPRGRMVTLKALNHLGRSLPKPESEKGSRKSKSQADAGQRELF; this is encoded by the coding sequence GTGGCTCGCAAAGCAACGATCCGAAACGAAAATGCTCCGGATACAGGTTCATCCGGTGGCAAGGATGGACGCTCTAATTTCGGAGGCGGGACAGCGGTCGGAGGCGGATCTGAATTCGCCGACGAATCGAAGTTCGAGGGCCCCCCCGGAAGCCAGGTTGACGAACGTCTGGATGATGAACTTCGCCCGTCGCGACTGGAAGATGTCGTTGGGCAGCGAGATGTCGTCGAACGATTGCAGATTCTTCTGCAGGCAACAAAGAAACGCAAAGAACCGCTGGGGCATCTTCTTTTTGACGGCCCTCCTGGACTTGGTAAAACGACACTGGCCTCGGTAATCCCGAAGGAACTGGGGACAGAGCTTCAAATCACATCTGGTCCTTCGCTTGCAGCGCCCAAGGACCTGCTTCCGTACCTGACGAACGCAAGCTACGGCTCCGTTCTTTTCATCGACGAAATTCACCGACTGCCCCCGACAGTGGAAGAGTTCATTTATCCGGCCATGGAAGACTTCCGCATCGATATCACCCTGGGAGACGGGCTGAACGCGCGGACGATCAACATGCAGCTTCAGCCGTTCACGCTGATCGGAGCGACGACCCGCAGCGGAATGCTCACCGCTCCACTGCGCGATCGCTTTGTGAATCGGGAACATCTGAGCTTTTATTCTCTGGAAGACCTAGCCGATATCATCACACGCAACGCCGCCAAACTGCGGACGACGATTTCTCCCGATGCCGCCCGCGCGATTGCTCTGCGTTCACGCGGCACGCCGCGAAAAGCGAACAACTGGCTCCGCTGGACTCGCGACTACGCGGATGCCCGTGCGGACGGCAGGATTACGACAGAGGTCGCTACAGCGGCTCTGCGAATGAAAGGCGTTGATGACGCAGGGCTCGAACAGCAGGATCGCAGCTATCTGGAGACGATCATCAGCGTTTTTGCGGGCGGCCCGGCAGGTGTGCAGGCAATCGGGCATACCATCAACGTGCCCCCGGATACCCTGGAAGATGAAGTCGAACCATTCCTGCTTCGCGAAGGCTTCGTTCAGCGCACACCGCGCGGCCGAATGGTGACACTGAAGGCCCTGAATCACCTGGGCCGATCGCTTCCAAAACCGGAATCCGAAAAAGGGAGCAGGAAATCGAAGTCACAGGCCGATGCTGGCCAGCGTGAGCTTTTTTGA